The DNA sequence tgttcgatcagcttcaggggaagacggtcttttctaagattgatctccgttcgggttatcatcagttgagaatccgagaggaggacattccgaagacggctttccgcactaggtatggacactacgaatttctggttatgtcattcggactaaccaatgctcctgcagaattcatggacctgatgaatagagtattcaaggatttcctcgatatctgtgtgattgtgtttatcgacgacatcctcgtgtactctcaatcagaagaggagcacgagttacatcttcagatggtactacaACGGCTTCGCGAACAtagactttatgccaagttcaagaaatgtgagttctggttatctcaggtgtccttcctagggcacattgtgagtaaagatgggatcaaggtggatcccgggaagattgaatccgtcagggattggccgagaccgaagacagtgacagagatcagaagcttcttgggtttagctgggtactaccgtaggttcgtggaggggttctccaaaatctcaatgcccctaaccgagcttacaaagaagaatcagcgatttatctggtcagataaatgtgaagctagctttcaggagctgaagcagaggttgattactgctccggtactagctttgccttcggacaaggagaagttcgtagtctactgtgacgcatccaaacagggtttggggtgtgtattgatgcaagccgatcgggttatcgcttatgcctcccgtcagttaaaggattatgaacagcgatacccgactcatgatttagaattggccgcagtggtttttccactgaagatttggcggcattacctgtacggggagaagtgtgagatctataccgaccataaaagtctcaagtatttctttactcagaaagatttgaacatgagacaaaggcgttggttggaattagtgaaggattatgattgtgagatcctctatcatcccggaaaagccaatgtagtggccgatgccccgagcgagaaagggtcccgggcaagtagctagcatggttcagatctcacctcagctagcagaggatatggttagatccagcattgagtttgtggtaggtcagcttcacaacttgacgctgcaatctgatctattagaaagaataaaagtcgctcagatgacagatccagagttagtgaagatccgagatgaggtgttggctggtcaaaccaaggacttttcagtgtcagatagtgggatgcttttgtataaagccagggtttgtgttccgaacaatGCGGAACttagaatgagatctttgaggaggctcattctactccatattctctgcatcccggcaccaccaagatgtaccaagatttgaaaccgtacttctggtggaacggtatgaagaagaatttggtagaattcgtatcgagatgcctcacttgtcagcagatcaaggctgaacatcagagaccagcagggttgttgcagcctctaaccctaccagaatggaaatgggaggatattacgatggattttgtggtcgggttacctaggaccacgggtatgtatgattccatctgggtagtggtggaccgatttacgaaatctgctcattttctgccggttagaacaacgttcacagtggatcagttggcagaactgtacatctgagagatagtgagacttcacggggtaccgaagtctatagtttcggagagggatccgaaattcacctccaaattttggcaaagtttgcaacgggcaatgggtacaaagctaaaattcagtacagcattccatcctcagacagatggtcagtccgaaaggacaattcagatattggaggatatgttgagagcctgtgttatggactttgagggctcatggagtaagtatctaccgttgatagaattctcttacaacaacagttatcagagtacaatagggatggctccctatgaactattgtacggtaggaaatgtagatcccctatccactaggatgagacaggggagaggaaatacctaggtccagagtcagttcagcggaccaatgaggcaatagaaaagataaaagctagaatgcttgcctcacagagcagacagaagagttacgcagatccgaaacgcagagatgttgagttccaagtaggggaacatgtgtttttacgggtatctccgatgaaggggattaaacgtttcgggaaaagaggcaagttatgccctagatttactggacctttcgagattctcgagaagataggtcaagtggcatatcggttagcattgcctccagccttatcagcagtgcacaacgtattccatgtctcaatgttgagaaaatacgtttcagacccctctcatatactcagttatgagagtcttcggcTCGGCCGgacatgacctatgaggaacagccagtgcagatcctggatagaaaggataaagtccttcggaataagaccatagcattggtcaaggttctctggagaaacagcaaggtggaggaagccacctgggagctagagtcagatatgagagttcaatatccagagttattcaggttagatttcggggacgaaatccttttaaggggggaatagttgtaaagcccgcttagttaatttggaaattagcagttgtttatgtttaattatgaaattatttatagctatttaaataatttattactgttatttatggaattcagaaatgcatgattatgtcatcagtagtttttatattttgcatttccggtgtccggtattttagaactcggcgtttggctcagtagaaatcacaacttagtatgctagtagtttggggacgggttttagacattgggaatgtcgggaatggccgggaatttagaatttcccaaaaatacccctttagtatgatttatgtgattttatggtggaggggcaaaatggtctttttgccccattagtattttgtcttctagtgaaattattaatgaaaaagaaatgtttaattgtttatttgttggctgaataaaatggaattatatggcttttatttcatttttcacacacttagcaaaaaaaatagaattttcaaaaagaaactctctctttctttcccttccattttcggccaagctttgagcagcaaggagtgggttttctcctttgattttggcttgttaattcatcatctcttaaggtccattgcaagctaggttggttcttgtctctccttcattaatttcttgaaaaaattgTGTAAAAAGTGATGGTTGCATGTGAATTGTTGTGATACTTGCTGTTGTGAATGGTTGTTATTTTCTATGGATTTACTTTGCTATTTTAAGTAGTTTAAAGTTAGTTTATGCATGATAATTACTTAGAATCAAGTTTTGAAGTCTTTTTAGTTCAAgagcatgaattttgaaaatatatgttgaatCTGTAAATTGCTTGCTGTGGTTGattattttcgttttcagaggcttagttatgcatttttatgtaggtttgatctagcttaattgcatgttagtggatttaaccaagtttgagttttggaactcaaagcttggtctttaatggtgatttttgtatatgtgttttctgggtggttttgaggccttagatttgttcttttgggtgtttagaacaggtctggaaagtttggtaccaattggggttgaattggtcgagttatgaaaattttagttggctgcctgcgaggaaccggaattccggttgtgcatccggaattccggatgagggttctgaattttccagaaccggaattccggttgggcaaccggtctaccggttggggaaaattcagggaccctagttttcctcgtttttatgtttttaggggtattgccatgctttttatcgatagggaaacttttagttccaagttttagtccccgggaagtgatttagcgtgtcacttatagcgttgtgatttttatggtttaggagccagtaatccgccactcagcttcagttccagtcaggttgaccggcacacctgaaatcgaaatccaggtaagattagtataacagtatgcatatgtagattacatgtttagcgtgcatgttggaagcctgctagattacattagttatgtatataggcttcgaaccatccaaccctgtcacgtcggtacaggctggactATGAcgagcagccggagtatgaccggttcgaccgatcaggctgacatttggttggtggttccgtactattgacctatcccgtcggtacaggctggagtatgaccagcagccggagtatgaccggttcgaccgatcaggaggatacttgtcaatagtaccgtccctatgaacgttcaaaactcagtaccatgttggacatggcagtagtggctcagtaccatgttggacatggcagtagcgggactcagtatcgtgttggacacggtagttagttttatgtatgatattattatgcttttcttactgagtctgtcgactcacagtttatgttcatgtgtaggtaaaggcaaggctgtagctgatggaccgtgagcgagcttatgagattgtacatgtcggggcggttaggcctggagcgtacgatcctcgggacagcagggctgaatttttgtaactgtcgttagacgacttttattttgatgtaatagttaaacagttaaactttttgtaaatatttttacaatcgggatcccgagtcttttgtaatatggttttataagtttaattaaaaagcaaaattttaattaatcacgtttttccataaacctcgttgattagcaacgagctgcacagtacgtttaaaaatcaggtaatacgcctaagttagttagggtgttacattttagttattaaatagttggaattgggatttaaatggttgaatttgaaaattggcgtttttgagaaaatgagatgcagaaatgataaaacagcaaaattgcataagtggggcccaatatccaaagcccaggccgACCACTagtgtaggcttttatcatttattttttcattattttaatgccaaataattctaacctaaacctaggtggttacctataaataggtagtgatggcttcaggaaattgatgatgcatctcattccttcagagaaaattctAAGTCGCcacttccctctcttttcttcttctcaattttcgaaccttgagtgaatgtgtgagtgcccacacacatcttgtatctcaatcatagtgtggaagattgtgaagaatccaatcaacaagaaggagaatcaagctcatggaaggagagaaagagatccaggttcagatcttagtgatgctctgctacagaaaggaatcaagggctagagatttgaacggaaggagtcattatattccgctgcacccaatgtaaggtttcctaaactttatatgtgtttatttcattgttttagaattcatattaggatgttaatgaaacatacttgttagtaaatctatatcatggtaaaatatttccagcaactggtatcagagccatggtaatgatttactttcatgaaatatgaattaaaacaatgatatgtgtttatttggatggtttcatgttgatctgtgtgtcatatgatgattgattgattcttgtgaaatttatgaaaaataattgagttttcgtttctggaattatttttattggatagattggaaaaaattaagcaatttacttttttacagaacttaattttgattttattttaattagttatgaatttttgaaaatcaaaaaatatcagGGGTGCATCACACACCCGAACGCGCACAGAACCCTTGCTTTCCTCGGACGCCTGCGACTTCAGACACGTTTTGTCTGAGTTTTCTCGGTCTGTAGGCGGACTATCAGAAGACGATTGGgatgcgcgcgcggagaggctgcatgcagcctcttgcGCCGTGTCTTCTCGGTCAGCATGCCCCTCGTGTGCGTGTGGACAGTATGCATCCGTACcacttacaattttttttcgttttcttcgatttttcatgctatttcatggaattaacttcaatttttttgtgtagttttgtattttgagtaggcaattttttttttgaaatgatatttaggttagttgatacctaatttttcaaaaattgtaggtttaattttaaatttttttatttatttaatttttttaaaaaaaccgaaagtatttttttattattatttatttatttttgaaattttatttaataaattaattaatttaaaattaaataaatcctacatgcAACTATCATATTCAACTTCTTGGAGGAGTATgcgttttagcttgtgtgtaagttttataaaacctattattgcttgatctaaattgccattgTTAACTTattgatagatccaatgatctgattttaacccatggttcaattgttaataggtcaagtaaataatttgtaacaagtaaattttacattcttctttcatctgtgtatgacctagtaacatgataggatccatccaaatctgtttGCTTGTGTGaccctatatgtttactttacgtttagatgcatataggttgttcatttagtattttaattaagatgaactagttgctaaataaaatatcacaccatgatagattttatttaggcccatttagatttttgggcctattcaattaataacagttcttcattttaaggttacattcctctcttttgggccttgtgtgagagttagggggccaatagaagtgggtacgacatactgaacccagctctccctcacatgaacaaccccaacttcgaaggcccatttgcctgatttggataactgtattaggttaattaaattagtttaacctaataaaattgatttgcaacataattaattttaaaataaatggaattatttttcattcgtatattttgaaattaatttaaaaaaacacgcttagtttaatgaaattatttctagataaactatatgtatttttcttgtatttaattaaatatagaattataactaactagattctttctgaagcttattttaattatttcattaaatattcctatttaagttgtaaattagttatttctaactaattttatttatcaacttaaatttgaatatcttttgaatttcaaaattaagttgaggaattataggaattggttattgaagattcttaaaatattttttaagttgtttttttttttaaatatagatcaacttaaaatggaatatttttcaaattaggtggttacaattttattttgatatttaattaaatttatttgaaaaacatttaagttggatatttaagattttttctataacaacataaattagaatttttttcgaattttagaaaaacacttagttaatgatatatattctagataattatttccagtactaattatattttctaatatttaattaggaaaatattttaagttgtaaattaattatttattttaattaattttggaccaacttaatgataaaatattttcctagtattaaaatatctgagtgacttttattctttctaatagatcagattgcagcgtcaagttgtgaagctgacctaccacaaactcaatgctggatctaaccatatcctcagctagctgaggtgagatctgaaccatgctagctacttgcccgggaccctttctgctcagggcatcggccactacattggcttttccgggatgatagaggatctcacaatcgtaatccttcactaattccaaccaacgcctttgtctcatgttcaaatctttctgagtaaagaaatacttgagacttttatggtcggtatagatctcacacttctccccgtaaaggtaatgccgccaaatcttcagtgcaaacaccactgcggccaattctaaatcatgagtcgggtatcgctgttcataatcctttaactgacgggaggcataagcgataacccgatcggcttgcatcaatacacaccccaaaccctgtttggatgcgtcacagtagactacgaacttctcctcgtccgaaggcaaagctaataccggagcagtaatcaatctctgtttcagctcctgaaaactagcttcacatttatctgaccagataaaccgctgattcttctttgtaagctcggttaggggcattgagattttggagaacccctccacgaacctacggtagtacccagctaatcccaagaagcttctgatctctgtcactgtcttcggtctcggccaatccctgacggattcaatcttcccgggatccaccttgatcccatctttactcacaatgtgccctaggaaggacacctgagacaaccagaactcacatttcttgaacttggcgtagagcttatgttctcgaagtcgttgcagtaccatctgaagatgtaactcatgctcctcttctgattgagagtacacgaggatgtcgtcgataaacacaatcacacagatatcgaggaaatccttgaatactctattcatcaggtccatgaatgctgcaggagcattggttagtccgaatgacataaccaggaactcgtaatgtccatacctagtgcggaaagccgtctttggaatgtcctcctctcggatcctcaactgatgataacccgaacggagatcaatcttagaaaagactgtcttcccctgaagctgatcgaacaagtcatcgatcctaggtaatggatatttattcttcaccgtcagcttgttcaattccctgtagtcgatgcacatcctcatagatccatccttcttcttgacgaacaaaaccggggctccccagggtgacacactgggccgaatgaaccctatgtcaagcaacccttggagctgaatctttaattccttaagttcagctggagccattctatatggggctttggaaaccggatccacccctggtgccaagtcaatcacaaaatcaatctcccgctgaggtggtaaccctggaagttcttcgggaaatacgtccaaaaattcccgaaccactctgatgtcctctggccgaatggtgtctggccgagtggtgtctaccaccacggccagaaaccctaagcacccgccgtgcaacaattctctcgctgacatagccgagatcaccgggatccgagatccctgaactgaacccacaaatacaaacggttcttcacttcccgtttggaagaccaccatcttccttttacaatcaatgctcgccgaatatttagataggaaatccattcctaaaataatatcaaattcgactaagctcatctctatcagatcagcgcttaactctctaccatctatcctgatcggcatagacctaatccacctattggagataaccaattctccgccaggtaacagggttccaaaccctgattcatatctatcatagggtctacccaatttactaaagactctggccgccacataagaatgtgtagccccagaatcaaacagcactgaatatagcgagttgttaataaaaagctgacctgtgacaactgatgggctggcatctgcatcagcctgcgtgatagcgaacaccctggctggagtgggtatcgctggagctctcggtgcctctggccggagctggggacattccctcttgaagtgtccgggcatgccacaatgaaagcatccctgacctttgcactcaccccgatgatgcctcttgcagctagggcactcgggataggagaatctggtctcagtaccaccaggacgactccctctgttctggttcccccggaacctcttgttctgactcgagccgccggaagcagtgggtgccctcttcctctgatcaatggccgaaccactactccccctgctatagcctgatgcaggaggggtaggagccccgccactaaccggagtactggctgattctgacatgcaccccactgcgccctcagctcgcagtgccttctccaccatctgagcataggtggtgctgtcgtcggtggtgatcatcaggtcatgcctgatcttgggattcaacccgtccagatacttctccttcttgctgaagtcggtcggcacaattcccgaggctaacctcgccaaccggtcaaactgagtagtatactcagtgacgctcatgttctcccgcccgGGTcgtgtgaacgaactctttcctcttggcgcttctgaccgcctcattgtagtatttcgcattaaagagttcctggaacctttcccaggtcatggtggcgacgtcatggatctgagacaccatgtcccaccataccagggcgtcctcctggaactgaaacgtggcgcacaccactctgtcgttaccggtgacacccatgaaattcgggATTCGGTAATCACCGTCGCCCaccgctcggctttcatcacgtcgggacctcccgggaataccggaggtgcttgcttccgaaccgctcatacaatggttccaatctatgggccgccaccactatctcggcacaggcggcagggcaggtgccactggaactatgggcacaggaactgcaggagcaccctgctgtctcaacctctgaatctcgaggtcttgttcttatatccgggcttgcatctccgcaaaccgcaactcccaattcggggctccctgatcggctgggggagcctgggcagcctgtggcgggttttcatcaccccggccacgagccctgcctcggggacctctacctcggcccctagcaggtgggggaaactgagctccctgtccttggttcgaccctacggagttgccctgactcctggtagtccgcctggcgtccatctgattagaaccgcctgcgaaaccaagagttggcatatcaggtcgtattcaaggcgagcttactaatgccgcttaatttggaaattagaaatgaaacatgcgcctattctactatcaggctactaacatgcttcctaacaggcttttctttttcataactgaataaaataaactactaatacaataaaggcttactgaaccgtgaaccgagctaactgctgatgatgattgtacatgtcgtgacgatcttcggaagacaacctggcggctctgataccaaattgtaacaccctaactaccttaggcgtattacgtgagttttaaacgtactgtgcagctcgttgctaatcaac is a window from the Cannabis sativa cultivar Pink pepper isolate KNU-18-1 chromosome 1, ASM2916894v1, whole genome shotgun sequence genome containing:
- the LOC133029404 gene encoding uncharacterized protein LOC133029404, with protein sequence MSVTEYTTQFDRLARLASGIVPTDFSKKEKYLDGLNPKIRHDLMITTDDSTTYAQMVEKALRAEGAVGCMSESASTPVSGGAPTPPASGYSRGSSGSAIDQRKRAPTASGGSSQNKRFRGNQNRGSRPGGTETRFSYPECPSCKRHHRGECKGQGCFHCGMPGHFKRECPQLRPEAPRAPAIPTPARVFAITQADADASPSVVTGQLFINNSLYSVLFDSGATHSYVAARVFSKLGRPYDRYESGFGTLLPGGELVISNRWIRSMPIRIDGRELSADLIEMSLVEFDIILGMDFLSKYSASIDCKRKMVVFQTGSEEPFVFVGSVQGSRIPVISAMSARELLHGGCLGFLAVVVDTTRPDTIRPEDIRVVREFLDVFPEELPGLPPQREIDFVIDLAPGVDPVSKAPYRMAPAELKELKIQLQGLLDIGFIRPSVSPWGAPVLFVKKKDGSMRIFILHRQLVQLSVVDAHSHRSILLFDEQNRGSPG